One genomic segment of Pempheris klunzingeri isolate RE-2024b chromosome 21, fPemKlu1.hap1, whole genome shotgun sequence includes these proteins:
- the adcyap1a gene encoding adenylate cyclase activating polypeptide 1a: MSSKATLALLIYGIIMHYSVNCSPVGLSFPSVRLDSDVYDEDGNSLPSLDYDRDQMDVRSPPSVADDVYTLYYPPEKRTERHADGMFNKAYRKALGQLSARKYLHSLMAKRVGGGKTLDDSSEPLSKRHSDGIFTDSYSRYRKQMAVKKYLAAVLGKSLEDIGFHHILQDIDFDALPDGDEFEAFMGDWLKQFSPEFPAL; this comes from the exons ATGTCTAGTAAAGCGACTTTAGCCTTACTCATCTATGGAATCATAATGCATTACAGCGTCAACTGCTCACCTGTGGGGCTTAGCTTTCCCAGTGTTAG ACTTGACAGTGATGTTTATGATGAGGATGGAAATTCCTTACCGTCCCTGGATTACGACAGAGACCAAATGGATGTGAGGAGCCCTCCGTCTGTCGCTGACGACGTCTACACTTTGTATTACCCACCAGAGAAAAG AACGGAAAGGCATGCAGACGGCATGTTTAATAAAGCCTACAGGAAAGCGCTGGGTCAGTTATCAGCAAGGAAATATCTGCATTCTCTGATGGCAAAACGTGTAGG CGGGGGCAAAACACTGGACGACAGCTCGGAGCCTCTGTCCAAGCGACACTCGGACGGGATCTTCACAGACAGCTACAGCCGCTACCGAAAGCAAATGGCAGTCAAGAAATACCTGGCAGCAGTCCTTGGGAAAAG CCTTGAAGACATAGGTTTTCACCATATCCTACAAGACATAGACTTTGATGCCCTCCCGGACGGGGATGAGTTTGAGGCTTTTATGGGAGACTGGCTGAAACAGTTCTCTCCCGAATTTCCG
- the LOC139220785 gene encoding tyrosine-protein kinase yes-like: protein MGCIKSKEDKGPTMKYRPENSVASDPNATASTPHVGHYGPDPTQLQQSQLPSSSTGSGAANFNHTLTPFGGSSSAMTPFGGASSSFTGPVSNSFSGAVSSGVTFFVALYDYEARTSDDLSFKKGDRFQIINNTEGDWWEARSINTGRKGYIPSNYVAPADSIQAEEWYFGKMGRKDAERLLLNPGNHRGTFLVRESETTKGAYSLSIRDWDEAKGDNVKHYKIRKLDSGGYYITTRAQFDTLQKLVKHYTEHADGLCHRLTTVCPTVKPQTQGLAKDAWEIPRESLRLELKLGQGCFGEVWMGTWNGTTKVAIKTLKPGTMSPEAFLQEAQIMKKLRHDKLVPLYAVVSEEPIYIVTEYMAKGSLLDFLKEGDGKFLKLPLLVDMAAQIADGMAFIERMNYIHRDLRAANILVGDNLVCKIADFGLARLIEDNEYTARQGAKFPIKWTAPEAALYGRFTIKSDVWSFGILLTELVTKGRVPYPGMVNREVLEQVERGYRMPCPQGCPESLHEMMKLCWKKEPDERPTFEYLQSFLEDYFTATEPQYQPGENL from the exons ATGGGCTGCATAAAGAGCAAAGAGGACAAAGGCCCTACGATGAAGTATCGGCCAGAGAACTCCGTGGCGTCTGACCCCAACGCCACCGCCTCTACACCTCACGTAGGTCACTACGGACCGGATCCCACCCAACTGCAGCAAAGTCAACTTCCCTCCTCCTCAACAGGCTCTGGGGCTGCAAACTTCAACCACACCCTTACGCCGTTTGGTGGCTCCTCGTCTGCCATGACTCCCTTTGGAGGGGCGTCGTCCTCGTTCACCGGTCCTGTTTCCAACTCGTTCTCGGGAGCTGTCTCAA GTGGTGTTACCTTCTTTGTTGCCTTGTATGACTATGAAGCAAGAACATCAGATGacctttcatttaaaaaagggGACCGCTTCCAGATCATCAACAACAC AGAAGGAGACTGGTGGGAGGCTCGCTCCATCAACACGGGGAGGAAAGGCTACATCCCGAGCAATTATGTGGCCCCCGCTGACTCCATCCAGGCTGAAGA GTGGTACTTTGGCAAAATGGGTCGCAAAGATGCTGAAAGGTTGCTGCTGAATCCAGGGAACCATCGAGGAACCTTCCTGGTGCGAGAAAGTGAAACTACTAAAG GTGCGTATTCTCTCTCCATACGAGACTGGGATGAAGCCAAAGGAGACAATGTGAAACACTACAAGATCCGCAAGCTTGACAGCGGGGGATACTACATCACTACACGAGCGCAGTTTGACACATTACAGAAGCTCGTCAAACACTACACAG AGCACGCCGACGGGCTTTGCCACAGGCTGACCACGGTTTGCCCCACAGTCAAGCCTCAGACCCAGGGGCTTGCTAAAGACGCCTGGGAGATTCCCAGAGAGTCCTTGCGACTGGAGCTCAAACTGGGCCAGGGCTGCTTCGGAGAGGTCTGGATGG GCACGTGGAACGGCACCACTAAGGTGGCCATAAAGACGCTGAAGCCGGGCACCATGTCGCCCGAGGCCTTCCTCCAAGAGGCTCAGATCATGAAGAAGCTCAGGCACGACAAACTGGTGCCTCTTTATGCTGTGGTGTCCGAGGAGCCCATTTACATCGTCACAGAGTACATGGCCAAAG GAAGCTTGCTTGACTTCCTCAAAGAGGGTGACGGCAAATTCCTTAAACTCCCCTTGTTGGTGGACATGGCTGCACAG ATCGCTGACGGCATGGCTTTCATCGAGAGGATGAATTACATCCACAGGGACCTGCGCGCTGCCAACATTCTCGTGGGTGACAACCTGGTGTGCAAGATCGCCGACTTTGGTCTGGCCAGGTTGATAGAGGACAATGAGTACACAGCGAGGCAAG GGGCCAAATTTCCTATTAAATGGACGGCTCCAGAGGCCGCCCTGTACGGCCGCTTCACCATCAAGTCAGACGTCTGGTCCTTTGGGATCTTACTCACCGAGCTTGTCACCAAAGGCAGGGTGCCCTACCCGG GCATGGTGAACCGTGAGGTACTGGAGCAGGTGGAGCGAGGCTACCGCATGCCCTGCCCCCAGGGGTGCCCCGAGTCCCTGCACGAGATGATGAAGCTCTGCTGGAAGAAGGAGCCCGACGAGAGGCCCACCTTTGAGTACCTGCAGTCCTTCCTGGAGGACTATTTTACGGCCACGGAGCCACAGTACCAACCTGGAGAGAACCTATAG
- the enosf1 gene encoding mitochondrial enolase superfamily member 1 — MLHKIINLSVRDVRFPTSLEQHGSDAMHTDPDYSAAYVVLDTDSGLKGFGLTFTLGKGTEIVVCAVEALAALVVGKSLQEIVGDFRGFYRLLTSDGQMRWLGPEKGVIHLATAAVLNAVWDLWARAERKPLWKLLVDMDPKQIVSCIDFRYITDVLTEEEALDMLVKAQEGKQQREDQMLEDGYPAYTTSCAWLGYSDQQLKQLCTDALKSGWTKFKVKVGADLEDDIRRCRLIRQMIGPTNTLMIDANQRWDVAEAVSWVSSLAEFKPLWIEEPTCPDDILGHAVISKALAPLGIGVATGEQCHSRVMFKQFLQASALQFVQIDSCRLGSVNENLAVLLMAHKFQVPVCPHAGGVGLCELVQHLILFDYICVSGSLHNRMCEYVDHLHEHFSSPVLIRNAHYVPPKDSGYSCEMLESSVQRYQYPEGAVWKLHTSK; from the exons ATGCTGCacaaaattattaatttgtCTGTCAGGGATGTGAGATTCCCGACGTCTTTGGAGCAACACGGCTCAGATGCGATG CACACAGACCCGGATTACTCGGCCGCATATGTGGTCCTCGACACGGACAGCGGGCTGAAAGGCTTCGGCCTCACTTTCACTCTGGGAAAAGGCACAGAGATTG TGGTGTGTGCTGTGGAGGCCCTGGCCGCACTGGTTGTTGGGAAATCCTTGCAGGAGATTGTGGGCGACTTCCGTGGATTTTACCGGCTCCTGACCAGTGATGGCCAGATGAGATGG TTAGGCCCAGAGAAAGGAGTGATCCACCTGGCCACCGCCGCAGTCCTGAATGCTGTGTGGGACCTCTGGGCGAGGGCGGAGAGAAAG CCGCTGTGGAAGCTGCTTGTTGACATG gATCCCAAGCAGATTGTGTCATGCATCGACTTCAGATACATCACAGATGTGCttacagaggaggaggctcTAG ACATGCTTGTGAAAGCACAGGAGGGcaagcagcagagag AGGATCAAATGCTAGAAGACGGTTATCCTGCCTACACCACCTCCTGTGCGTGGCTCGGATACTCAGACCAGCAGCTCAAACAG cTCTGCACAGATGCACTGAAAAGCGGTTGGACCAAGTTCAAGGTGAAAGTCGGCGCTGATCTGGAGGACGACATACGCAGATGTCGCCTCATAAGGCAAATGATTGGGCCCACTAACACTTTG ATGATCGATGCCAACCAGAGATGGGACGTAGCCGAGGCCGTCAGCTGGGTGTCCAGCCTGGCTGAGTTCAAACCTCTTTGGATCGAGGAGCCAACGTGTCCTGATGACATCCTGGGTCACGCTGTTATATCCAAG GCTTTGGCTCCGCTCGGGATTGGAGTGGCAACAGGAGAGCAG TGTCACAGCAGGGTGATGTTTAAGCAGTTCCTCCAGGCCTCGGCCCTGCAGTTTGTCCAAATAGACAGCTGTCGGCTGGGCAGTGTCAACGAGAACctggctgtgctgctgatggCCCACAAGTTCCAGG TGCCGGTTTGTCCTCATGCTGGAGGAGTGGGTCTCTGTGAGCTTGTCCAGCATCTGATTCTGTTCGACTACATCTGTGTGTCTGGAAGTCTCCACAACCG AATGTGTGAATACGTAGATCACCTGCATGAACACTTCAGCAGTCCTGTGCTCATTCGTAACGCCCACTACGTTCCCCCCAAG GATTCAGGATATTCTTGTGAGATGCTGGAATCGTCAGTGCAGAGATACCAGTACCCAGAAGGAGCCGTGTGGAAGCTGCACACAAGCAAATGA